From a region of the Thermus caldilimi genome:
- the thiE gene encoding thiamine phosphate synthase, with protein MLGRLYLVVTPRPGWSMEEVLDRTERALAGGVEVLQLRAKDWEARPILDLGERMLALARRYGVPFFLNDRPDLAALLGADGVHLGQRDLTPAEARRFFQGMVGRSTHAPEQALRALEEGVDYLSIGPVWETPTKPGRQAAGLGYVRWARENLGEGPWYAIGGITLENLGEVLEAGARRVVVVRAILDAENPERAARAFRERLYGVA; from the coding sequence TTGCTGGGAAGGCTCTACCTGGTGGTGACCCCGAGGCCCGGTTGGTCCATGGAGGAGGTGCTGGATCGGACGGAACGGGCCCTGGCGGGTGGGGTGGAGGTGTTGCAGCTTCGGGCTAAGGACTGGGAGGCGAGGCCCATCCTGGACCTGGGGGAGAGGATGCTGGCCCTGGCTCGACGGTATGGGGTGCCCTTCTTCCTCAACGACCGGCCGGACCTGGCGGCCCTTCTGGGAGCGGATGGGGTGCACCTTGGCCAGAGGGACCTGACGCCCGCGGAGGCCCGGCGCTTCTTTCAGGGGATGGTGGGCCGCTCTACCCACGCTCCCGAACAGGCCCTAAGAGCCCTCGAGGAAGGAGTGGACTACCTCTCCATAGGCCCTGTGTGGGAAACCCCCACCAAGCCGGGGAGGCAGGCCGCGGGCCTGGGCTATGTGCGCTGGGCCCGGGAGAACCTGGGGGAGGGGCCCTGGTACGCCATCGGCGGAATCACCCTGGAGAACCTGGGGGAGGTTTTGGAGGCTGGGGCGCGCCGAGTTGTGGTGGTCCGCGCCATCCTGGACGCTGAGAACCCCGAGCGGGCGGCCCGGGCATTCAGGGAGCGGCTTTATGGTGTGGCTTAA
- the thiS gene encoding sulfur carrier protein ThiS yields MVWLNGEAKPLEGKTLREVLEELDVDLSRVAVLLNEEAYLGRELPHHVLKEGDVVEVVTLMQGG; encoded by the coding sequence ATGGTGTGGCTTAACGGGGAGGCTAAGCCCCTCGAGGGCAAGACGCTAAGGGAGGTTCTGGAGGAGCTGGACGTGGATCTTTCCCGGGTGGCGGTCCTCCTCAACGAGGAGGCCTACCTGGGGCGGGAGCTTCCTCATCACGTCCTGAAGGAGGGGGATGTGGTGGAGGTGGTCACCCTCATGCAAGGAGGCTAG
- a CDS encoding thiazole synthase, whose product MDTWKVGNIELKSRLILGSGKFRDFGVMREAIKAAGAEVVTVAIRRVEARMPGHVGLLEALGGVRLLPNTAGARTAEEALRIARLGRVLTGERWVKLEVIPDPTYLLPDPVETLRAARMLIDEGFLVLPYIGPDLVLAKKLSEQGTATVMPLAAPIGSGWGVRTRALLELFAREKASLPPVVVDAGLGLPSHAAEVMEMGLDAVLVNTAIAEAQDPVAMAEAFRLAVEAGRRAFLAGPMRPREVASPSSPREGIPLGGPKP is encoded by the coding sequence ATGGACACCTGGAAGGTCGGGAACATAGAGCTTAAAAGCCGTCTTATCCTGGGCTCGGGCAAGTTCCGGGACTTCGGGGTGATGCGAGAGGCCATAAAGGCTGCGGGGGCCGAGGTGGTCACCGTGGCCATCCGCCGGGTGGAGGCCAGGATGCCCGGGCACGTGGGTCTCCTCGAGGCCTTAGGGGGCGTGCGCCTCCTGCCCAACACGGCAGGTGCCAGGACGGCGGAGGAAGCGTTGAGGATAGCCCGGCTGGGCCGGGTTCTCACCGGGGAGAGGTGGGTGAAGCTGGAGGTGATCCCTGACCCCACCTATCTCCTCCCCGATCCCGTGGAGACCCTGAGGGCGGCGAGGATGCTCATCGACGAGGGCTTCCTGGTCCTGCCCTACATCGGTCCTGACCTCGTCCTGGCCAAGAAGCTTTCGGAGCAGGGCACGGCTACGGTGATGCCCCTGGCGGCCCCCATCGGCTCCGGCTGGGGGGTGAGGACCCGGGCCCTTTTGGAGCTCTTCGCCCGGGAGAAGGCCTCACTGCCCCCGGTGGTGGTGGACGCAGGGCTTGGCCTTCCTTCCCATGCAGCGGAGGTGATGGAGATGGGTTTGGACGCTGTGCTGGTGAACACCGCCATTGCCGAGGCCCAAGATCCCGTGGCCATGGCTGAGGCCTTTCGTTTGGCTGTGGAGGCGGGGAGGAGGGCCTTTTTGGCCGGCCCCATGCGACCCCGGGAGGTGGCGAGCCCCTCGAGCCCCAGGGAGGGCATCCCTTTGGGAGGTCCTAAGCCGTGA
- a CDS encoding NAD(P)/FAD-dependent oxidoreductase has translation MRVEVAVVGAGIIGTLAAYELRKRGLSVLLLDAGKEGAATLASAGMLAPYPEGLSGEVLEAALFGLEYYPGLLEELAAKGWKVEAGFGGTQVVALSQVEKEAWEAQESLSYPVRGGRGAHTFPGGYVHPKALRKALLKALEVMETPFLQAEVEEVKEGGVRGRWLEEPFTAQARFVLLAVGAWGSRFGLGVRPLKGEALVLEGPAPPSPLFAGEGYLLPREGGVYVGATQREGWAQGVDLFGLRWLSDYAHERFPLLAGARFREALWGYRPVGELFVGEVERGVLAAVGHGRNGVLLAPWTAKRILELLGV, from the coding sequence GTGAGGGTGGAGGTGGCGGTGGTGGGGGCGGGGATTATCGGAACCCTCGCCGCCTACGAGCTCAGGAAGCGGGGGCTTTCCGTCCTCCTCCTAGATGCCGGTAAGGAGGGAGCGGCTACCCTGGCCAGTGCGGGGATGCTGGCTCCTTATCCCGAGGGGCTTTCCGGGGAGGTTCTGGAGGCGGCCCTTTTCGGCCTGGAGTACTATCCAGGCCTCCTCGAGGAGCTTGCCGCCAAGGGATGGAAGGTGGAGGCGGGGTTTGGCGGCACCCAGGTGGTGGCCCTGTCCCAGGTGGAAAAGGAGGCCTGGGAGGCCCAGGAGTCCTTGTCCTACCCGGTTCGCGGTGGAAGGGGAGCGCATACCTTCCCTGGGGGGTATGTCCATCCCAAGGCCCTCCGCAAGGCCTTACTGAAAGCTCTGGAGGTCATGGAAACCCCTTTCCTTCAAGCCGAGGTGGAGGAGGTGAAGGAAGGGGGAGTGCGAGGGCGCTGGCTGGAGGAGCCCTTTACCGCCCAGGCCCGGTTCGTCCTCCTGGCCGTGGGCGCCTGGGGTAGCCGATTTGGCCTTGGGGTCCGGCCCCTGAAGGGGGAGGCCTTGGTCCTCGAGGGCCCGGCTCCTCCCTCCCCCCTTTTCGCCGGGGAAGGGTACCTCCTCCCCCGGGAGGGTGGGGTATACGTGGGGGCCACCCAGCGAGAGGGATGGGCTCAGGGAGTGGATCTATTCGGCCTAAGGTGGCTTTCCGACTACGCCCACGAGCGCTTTCCCCTGCTGGCAGGGGCCAGGTTCCGGGAGGCCCTTTGGGGGTACAGGCCGGTGGGAGAGCTTTTCGTGGGTGAGGTGGAAAGGGGAGTGCTGGCTGCGGTGGGCCATGGAAGGAACGGCGTCCTCCTGGCCCCGTGGACGGCGAAGAGGATTCTCGAGCTTTTGGGGGTGTAG
- the thiC gene encoding phosphomethylpyrimidine synthase ThiC: MTQMEAARKGIVTEEMAYVAEKEGVSPEFVREGVASGRIVIPRNPNHRTLRDFKGIGEGLSVKVNANLGTSYDYVNLEEEVEKARVAIQYGADTIMDLSTGGDLKAIRERILEVATVPLGTVPIYEAEFRAAKRKSFFDMSADELFEVIEEHGRQGVDYITVHVGVTLKNLEVYRNSSRTTGIVSRGGGLLAAWMLHRGEENPLYARFDDLLDIARTYDMTLSLGDGLRPGSLADSTDRAQIAELLTIGELVERARRAGVQAMVEGPGHIPLNEVATNVQIQKKLTGHAPFYILGMLPVDTAAGFDHIAGAIGGALAGWMGADMLCYLTPAEHLGLPTPEHVKEGVIAFKIAAHAADVARGNPRALERNRRMSEARYRLDWEGQFALCLYPEEARRLKEERGSRTKACSMCGPFCPMNLVEAVLRGKARMELQRAPYVHDPVG, translated from the coding sequence ATGACCCAGATGGAAGCGGCAAGGAAGGGCATCGTGACCGAGGAGATGGCTTACGTGGCGGAGAAGGAGGGGGTTTCCCCTGAGTTTGTGCGGGAAGGGGTGGCGTCGGGGCGGATCGTGATTCCTAGGAACCCCAACCACCGCACCCTTCGGGACTTCAAGGGGATCGGGGAAGGGCTCAGCGTGAAGGTGAACGCCAACCTGGGTACTTCCTACGACTACGTCAACCTTGAGGAGGAGGTGGAAAAGGCCAGGGTGGCCATTCAGTACGGGGCGGACACCATCATGGATCTCTCCACAGGGGGGGACTTGAAGGCCATCCGGGAAAGAATCCTCGAGGTGGCCACCGTTCCTTTGGGCACCGTGCCCATCTATGAGGCGGAGTTCCGCGCCGCCAAGAGGAAGAGCTTCTTCGACATGTCCGCGGATGAGCTTTTCGAGGTCATAGAGGAACACGGGCGGCAGGGGGTGGACTATATCACCGTGCACGTGGGGGTTACCCTGAAGAACCTGGAGGTCTACCGGAATTCCTCCCGGACCACGGGGATTGTGAGCCGGGGTGGAGGGCTTCTCGCCGCCTGGATGCTCCACCGGGGAGAGGAGAACCCCCTTTACGCCCGCTTTGACGACCTCCTGGACATCGCCCGCACCTACGACATGACCCTCTCCTTGGGTGACGGCCTCAGGCCAGGGTCTCTGGCGGACAGCACCGACCGGGCCCAGATTGCAGAACTCCTCACCATCGGGGAGTTGGTGGAAAGGGCCCGCCGGGCAGGGGTGCAGGCTATGGTGGAGGGACCGGGCCACATTCCTTTGAACGAGGTGGCCACCAACGTGCAGATCCAGAAGAAGCTCACGGGCCATGCTCCCTTCTACATCCTGGGGATGCTTCCCGTGGATACCGCCGCTGGCTTCGACCACATCGCCGGGGCCATCGGAGGCGCCTTGGCCGGTTGGATGGGGGCGGATATGCTCTGCTACCTGACCCCGGCGGAGCACCTGGGCCTGCCCACCCCTGAGCACGTGAAGGAAGGGGTGATCGCCTTTAAAATCGCTGCTCATGCCGCCGATGTGGCCCGGGGGAACCCGCGGGCTTTGGAGAGGAATCGGCGCATGTCCGAGGCCCGCTACCGCCTGGACTGGGAAGGCCAGTTCGCTCTTTGCCTCTATCCTGAGGAGGCCCGCCGCCTCAAGGAGGAGCGGGGCTCCAGGACCAAGGCCTGCAGCATGTGCGGCCCCTTCTGCCCCATGAACCTGGTGGAGGCGGTCTTACGGGGCAAGGCCCGGATGGAACTTCAGCGTGCACCCTACGTCCATGACCCCGTGGGCTAG
- a CDS encoding type II toxin-antitoxin system death-on-curing family toxin, with translation MPKLPLSLVLAIHEDLLRRYGGSPGVLDLGRLEAALERPWAGFAGQESFPTPWEKAAAYLTGIAKGHPFVDGNKRTAFAVADIHLRLSGFRLTLSDEEAFSLVEEVAQCHQEVGDVAEAFRQHLDPPP, from the coding sequence ATGCCTAAGCTTCCCCTCTCCTTGGTCCTGGCCATCCACGAGGACCTCCTTCGCCGCTATGGGGGAAGCCCCGGGGTACTGGATCTGGGCAGGCTTGAGGCTGCCTTGGAACGCCCGTGGGCTGGTTTCGCCGGGCAAGAAAGCTTCCCAACCCCCTGGGAAAAGGCCGCAGCTTACCTTACCGGCATAGCCAAAGGCCATCCTTTTGTGGATGGCAACAAGCGGACGGCCTTCGCCGTGGCCGACATCCACCTGCGGCTTTCCGGTTTCCGGCTTACCCTTAGCGACGAGGAGGCCTTCTCCTTGGTAGAGGAGGTTGCCCAGTGCCATCAGGAGGTGGGGGACGTGGCCGAAGCTTTTCGTCAGCATCTTGACCCCCCGCCCTAG
- the thiD gene encoding bifunctional hydroxymethylpyrimidine kinase/phosphomethylpyrimidine kinase produces MQVALTIAGSDSGGGAGVQADLKTFFRFGVYGVSALTLVTAQNTLGVQRVKLLPPDLVYAQIQSVADDLPIHAAKTGALGNAAIVEAVAEGVKRYGIRPLVVDPVMVAKGGDPLLSPEAVRALTERLFPLATLVTPNRLEAEALLSRPIRTLAEAQEAARELLALGPQAVLLKGGHFEGKEAVDLLATRESIQVFRAPRIPTLNTHGTGCTLSAAITALLALGKPLEEAVAEAKAYLTRALETAPSLGHGHGPVNHFA; encoded by the coding sequence ATGCAAGTAGCGCTTACCATCGCCGGTTCCGACTCCGGGGGCGGGGCCGGGGTGCAGGCGGATCTCAAGACTTTTTTCCGCTTCGGGGTCTATGGGGTAAGCGCCCTTACCCTGGTCACCGCCCAAAACACCCTGGGGGTGCAACGGGTAAAACTCCTACCTCCTGACCTGGTTTATGCCCAGATCCAAAGCGTGGCGGACGACCTCCCCATCCATGCTGCCAAGACAGGGGCTTTGGGCAACGCGGCCATCGTGGAGGCGGTGGCCGAGGGGGTGAAGCGGTATGGGATCCGTCCCCTGGTGGTGGATCCGGTGATGGTGGCCAAGGGCGGGGATCCCCTCCTTTCCCCCGAAGCGGTCCGGGCGCTAACAGAAAGGCTTTTCCCCCTGGCCACCCTCGTCACCCCCAACCGCCTCGAGGCGGAGGCCCTCCTTTCCCGGCCTATCCGGACCCTGGCGGAAGCCCAGGAGGCGGCCCGGGAACTTTTGGCCCTCGGCCCCCAGGCGGTCCTGCTTAAAGGCGGCCATTTCGAGGGGAAGGAGGCGGTGGACCTTCTAGCTACTCGGGAAAGTATCCAGGTTTTCCGTGCCCCCCGCATTCCCACCCTTAACACCCACGGCACGGGCTGCACCCTTTCCGCAGCCATCACTGCCCTCCTGGCTTTGGGAAAGCCCCTGGAGGAAGCCGTGGCTGAGGCTAAGGCCTACCTCACCCGGGCCTTGGAAACCGCACCTTCCTTGGGTCACGGCCACGGCCCCGTGAACCACTTCGCCTAG
- a CDS encoding SDR family oxidoreductase: MFLEQFRLNGKVALVTGGSRGLGLEAALALKEAGAKVAVLARRASFFEEAKKHLGEALYLEGDVRDEERLLEVVDLVERELGPLTILVNAAGISWGAPSWEMPVEKVREVLEVNLVGAFLASRAAAQRMRERGYGKIIHIASVAGLKGEYPEVLDAVGYSASKGGLIALTRDLAVKWGRFGIRVNALAPGFFPTRMTEKVLPKAEAFLKATLPLGRPGKPGELGGAVLFLASPASDYITGAILPVDGGATAL; the protein is encoded by the coding sequence ATGTTCCTGGAGCAGTTCCGCCTGAACGGCAAAGTAGCCCTGGTGACGGGGGGATCCCGGGGGCTTGGCCTCGAGGCGGCCCTAGCCCTCAAGGAGGCCGGGGCCAAGGTGGCGGTTCTCGCCCGGAGGGCCAGCTTCTTTGAGGAAGCCAAAAAGCACCTTGGGGAAGCCCTTTACCTGGAAGGGGATGTGCGGGACGAGGAGCGGCTTCTCGAGGTGGTGGACCTGGTGGAGCGGGAACTTGGGCCCCTCACCATCCTGGTGAACGCCGCAGGGATCTCCTGGGGGGCCCCCTCCTGGGAGATGCCCGTGGAAAAGGTGCGGGAGGTCCTCGAGGTCAACCTGGTGGGAGCCTTCCTGGCAAGCCGCGCCGCCGCCCAGCGCATGCGGGAAAGGGGCTACGGCAAGATCATCCACATCGCCTCCGTGGCAGGGCTAAAAGGAGAGTACCCTGAGGTCCTGGACGCCGTGGGCTATTCCGCTTCCAAGGGTGGGCTTATCGCCCTTACCCGGGATCTGGCGGTGAAATGGGGCCGGTTCGGTATTCGGGTGAACGCCTTAGCCCCTGGGTTTTTCCCCACCCGCATGACGGAGAAGGTCCTGCCCAAGGCCGAGGCCTTCCTGAAGGCCACCCTGCCCCTGGGGCGTCCCGGGAAACCCGGGGAGCTGGGAGGAGCGGTGCTTTTCCTGGCAAGCCCCGCCTCCGACTACATCACCGGGGCCATTCTTCCCGTGGACGGCGGGGCTACCGCCCTCTGA